A genomic window from Nicotiana sylvestris chromosome 11, ASM39365v2, whole genome shotgun sequence includes:
- the LOC104214261 gene encoding basic blue protein-like — MAISAIKLVYIFFILSIVVPSFAKEYVVGGRKGWSPGVDYHHWAYGKSFRIGDVLRFIYHPKLTDVASVDISSYALCDGVKTYTKDNSGRTSITLDNSGAYYFISTNQTRCSSGLKLELHVV, encoded by the exons ATGGCCATTTCTGCTATTAAACTTGTGTACATTTTCTTCATTTTGAGTATTGTTGTGCCAAGCTTTGCCAAAGAGTACGTGGTTGGAGGCAGAAAGGGTTGGAGTCCAGGCGTTGATTATCATCATTGGGCTTATGGGAAAAGCTTTCGCATTGGAGATGTTCTCC GTTTCATCTACCACCCAAAACTGACAGATGTGGCTTCAGTAGATATTTCAAGCTATGCTCTTTGTGATGGTGTCAAAACTTACACAAAGGATAACAGTGGGCGTACATCAATTACTCTTGACAATTCTGGGGCTTATTACTTCATCTCTACAAACCAGACACGCTGCTCTTCTGGTCTCAAGCTAGAATTGCACGTTGTTTGA